Sequence from the Bacillus thuringiensis genome:
ATAAAAAGCTTAATCCTTATGTAATGATGATGCTTGAACTTGTTTTTTCCATTCGCTTAAATACACTTTCTCTTCTGTAGGAAGTCCAACAGGTAATTGTGCAATCAATTCTAAACTATTTCCATCAGGGTCGTTAAAGTATACGGCGGCATGTGCTAATTCAGGAAAAACAATTGGCTCAATTGGTTCCATTCCAAAGTCTTTTCGTACTGAAATACCTTTTTGACTTAGCCAATGTATCGCATGTTCTAAATCATGTAAGCTTACTTGAAAGGCGATGTGTCGTAAAGAGGGATGATAATTCACTTTGTATTCTGTGCCTTCCCAAAGGCCGAGCCAACTTTCATTTTCTTTAATCCAAAAGAAAGCAATATCATCTCCTCTTTTATATAATTTCAGTCCAAGTGATTCGTAAAAAGGTATAGACACTTCTAAGTTACGGACGGGTAAATGTGCTTCGTAAAGACCTTTAATCATTGTAATCCTCCTCAGTAAAAATGTTTCTTATTTCATAGTAAACGTTTTTTTATGAGTTGAAATCACAAAAAAGAGGGATATAATTTCATACGAAAGTATGAAAAAACAGCTCAAATATGAGCTGTTTTCGTATAGTTTTTCGTTCATTTGTTAAGGATAGGATATATTAGTACCCGTATCCGCCGCCACCCCAACAGCTACATCCGATGATGATTAGAAGGATGAATAGTACGATTAGCAAAGCAAATCCACCGCCGAAACCAGCGCAACTTCCACCATAGCTCATATGTTTTCCTCCTTTTGAGTAAGTTAATCTATATAATTCATGGACTACTGTATAAAGTATGTTTTTTGTGTGGAAAAGGAGCCAGTCTCTTTTGTAATTAGACAAACGCCTGTGTGGTCATTTTAAGTGTATATTGAGCTAAGGATGTATGGATAAATCGTTATATATTTTGCGATTTGTTCATAAAAAAATATAAAATTGTAAAAAAAACCATTTTTATATTTTTTTATGAGAGGATTTGTACTATAATTTTACAAGTAATATTATGGGAAAAGGGAGTTTTAGTAAAGAGATGGAGATGGGACAATTACAAAATAAAATAGAAAACAAAAAGAAAGAGCTAATTCAACTTGTTGCTAGACACGGGTTGGATCATGATAAAGTTTTGTTATTTAGCCGAGATTTAGATATACTAATTAATAAGTTTATGAATGTAAAAGATAAAGTACATAAATAAATAATTTGTAGTTTTTTATATTAAGATATTCTATAAAAGAAGGAGAGAACAGTATTTGGAACATTTACAAGAAGAGCTGTATAAACAAATAAAAGAAGAAAAAGGTATTGTTACAATCTTTTTAAAGAGTGGCGTTAGAATAGTAGGAGAAATTGTTGCGATAGACAAATTTACTGTTTTAATGTTAGTTGATGGAAAACAACAACTTATTTACAAGCAGGCTGTATCAACAATAATGAAATAAGACACTCATATTGAGTGTCTTATTTCATTATCTTTTGCAAGCTTCAACGTCAATGCCGGCAGCTAGTAATTTCTTTTCTCCATCTTGCTCGATGAGTTTTTGTAATTTAGATAGGAAAGAATCAAAGTTTGTATGCTTTGCTACTTGGAATGTCATTTTGTGCTCAATTGGTAGCCACGTATCAATATCAGCTTCGTTATGCTGAATTTTCACCTCAAGTTTATCAAGTGCGTTAGCAACTTTTGCTTCGTACGTTTCTTTCGCTTCAAACTCCATCCATAAATCATACAATTCCTCACCGAGAGAACCTTTTAATGTGCGTTTAATATTTAAAATTGCTTCTTGCTCATTTATTTGTTTTTGTAATTGTAATTCATGACTATTCATTGTATCAAAAGCAGGAATATCACCAGCTTCTGCCTCGACTAGGTCGTGAATAATAACCATTTTAAGTAATTTTTCAACATTGACTTTTTGATCCAAATAAGGCTCAACTAAAATGGCCATTAGAGACATGCGCCACGTATGTTCAGCAACGCTTTCTTGACGTCCGTTAGAAAGCCAGCTATGCCGCATTTCATATTTTAGTTTTTCTGCTAGTGCAATGATTTGTAAAATGTTATGTTCCATCGTGATCCTCCTCATATTTCTATACTGTAATTCTAATATGGAAATAAAATGTGTCAATTCTATGAGTATATTGCGATAAATAGATGATAAGCGTATAATACATATTATATGTGAAAACGCATTATTAAAATAAAAAAATGTTTTATAAAAATGAAAAGGGAAGGGCAGGAATATGGGAGACGAAAATCAAGGATTAGCTAGACCACAAAGAAGAAAAAGGAAGTTTGACATTTCTAGCCCAGTTGGCATTATAGTGGGTTTTGCCATAGTGATAGCGGCAATTATGCTTGGCGGCGGCGGAATAAAAGCTTTTAAAAACTTTTTAGATGTTTCATCTATTTTAATTGTCATAGGGGGAACAACAGCGACAATTGTTGTGGCATATCGATTTGGAGAAATAAAAAAATACACGAAAAGTATTTTTACTGTTTTACATAGAAGAGAAGCAGATTTAGAACAGTTAACGGATTTGTTCGTTGATTTTTCGAAAAAGTCTAAAAAACATGGCCTGCTTTCTTTAGAAGTTGATGGAGAGCAAGTAGACAATCCTTTTATTCAAAAAGGAATTCGATTAATGTTAAGTGGTTACGATGAAGATGAATTAAAAGAAGTATTAATGAAAGATATTGAAACAGAAGTATATGAGTTAAGAAAAGGAGCAGCGTTATTAGATAAAATTGGCGATTTCGCTCCAGCTTGGGGCATGATAGGGACTTTAATCGGTCTTATCATTATGCTTCAAAACTTGCAAGATACATCGCAAATTGGTACAGGGATGGCAGTTGCAATGTTAACGACATTGTATGGATCAGTACTTGCAAATATGATTGCAATCCCTCTTGCTGAAAAAGTGTATCGTGGTATTGAGGATTTATATACAGAGAAGAAGTTTGTTATTGAAGCAATTTCAGAATTGTATCGTGGACAAATTCCTTCTAAATTAAAGTTAAAACTGGATACATACGTATACGAAACAAAGATAAAAAAAGTAAAACGAGCAGCCTAATATTTCAAGGAGTGGTAAGGTGATGATAAAACGACCGCAAAGGGGATCGCCTCGTTGGATGACAACTTTTACAGATTTAACGATGTTATTATTAACTTTCTTTGTATTACTAGTTGCTACATCAAAGCAGGATGCAGTAAAATTGTCGAAGATGCTTGAAAAGTTTAGTGATGTGGAGCAAGTAGATGCAAAAGTAATGGAAAATACAATACCAGATATTTCACATGAAAAAAATGATGAAAAAATGGTCTCTAAAAAGAGAATGGACGAATTATATAAAAAGTTAAAAGCATATGTAGATAATAACGGTATTAGTCAAGTGAATGTATATCGAGAGGACACAGGGGTAAGTGTCGTTATAGTAGATAATTTAATATTCGATACGGGTGATGCGAACGTTAAACCGGAGGCGAAAGAGATAATAAGCCAATTAGTTGGATTTTTCCAATCGGTACCAAATCCCATTGTTGTAGAAGGACATACAGACAGTAGACCGATTCATAACGACAAATTCCCTTCAAACTGGGAATTATCTTCTGCACGAGCGGCAAATATGATTCATCACTTAATTGAAGTGTATAATGTGGATGATAAAAGGCTAGCTGCGGTAGGATATGCAGATACCAAGCCAGTAGTACCAAATGATTCACCGCAAAATTGGGAAAAAAACCGTCGCGTTGTCATTTATATAAAAGAATAGTATATTGTTATTTTGATAATAAATAATAAAAATACGAAAATTCTTTTAAAAAAATATTAAATTTTATCATTTTATTTTGTATAATGAGTGAGAATGATAAGGTGAAATATTAAGATATATTTATACATAGAAGGAGAGAATCAAAAAGAATGGCACATAAAATTTTAGTTGTAGACGATGCGATGTTCATGCGAACGATGATTAAAAACTTATTAAAAAGTAATTCTGAATTTGAAGTAATCGGAGAAGCGGAAAATGGAGTGGAGGCAATTCAAAAGTATAAAGAACTTCAACCTGATATTGTTACATTAGATATTACTATGCCAGAAATGGACGGACTTGAAGCATTAAAAGAAATTATTAAAATTGATTCAAGTGCAAAAGTTGTCATTTGTTCTGCAATGGGACAACAAGGTATGGTATTAGATGCAATTAAGGGTGGAGCAAAAGACTTTATTGTAAAGCCATTCCAAGCAGATCGCGTAATCGAAGCTTTAACAAAAGTAGCAAACAGCTAATATAGAAGGGGTGCCACAAGGAATCTAAACATTGATAGCGGATATGCGAGTGGCCCCCTTTTTTCTTGCTTTAAAACACTAAATTGTTATACATAAATGAAATGTTTGTTAGACAGGTAGGGGATTAAAATGCAAACAGATCTATTAAATATATTTTTTGAGGAATCAGAAGAACATTTACAATCGCTAAATGAAAATGTGCTAACTTTAGAACAAAATCCTGCCGATATGGATGTTGTGGGAGAAATATTCCGTTCAGCCCATACATTTAAAGGTATGTCAGCGAGTATGGAATTTACAGAAATGGCGGATTTAACGCATAAAATGGAAAACGTTTTAGATGAAATTCGTCATGGGAATATAGTTGTAAATGCTGAGATTATTGATGTGATTTTTGAGTGCATTGATAATTTAGAGAAGATGGTTGCAGATGTGCAACAAGGCGGAATGGGCAATATTGATGTGATTACAACTAAGCAGAAATTAGAAGCATTATTGAATGGCAATGTAGAAACTCCTGTGGAATATATTGAGCAAGAACTTATAAATAATGATGATGCAGTTTCACATGAAGTGCATATAACTGTTGAGCAACAAGCTATTTTAAAAGCAGTACGCGCAATTATGTGTATTGAAGCACTGCAAAATGTAGGTAATGTACAAAAAACAGTTCCAAGTATTGAAGAAATTGAAGCAGATGCTTTCGGGTTTGAGTTCACAGTATTTATGGATACTGATCAAAGTGAAGAAGAATTAAAACAAGTGGTGCTTCATGTTTCTGAAATTGAGAAAGTAGAAGTGAAGCAAGGACATACATCAAAAGAAGTAGTTTCGGAAGAATTGGCTACACAAGAAGTCGTACAAGTGGCTACGCAGGTGGAATCAACTAAAGAAATATCGAAGCAACCTGCTACACCAGCTAAAAGCAATGCGAAGACGAAAAACGCTAAAGTGGAGAATCGTTCAATTCGTGTCCAATTAGAGAAAATCGAAAGATTAATGAATATGTTTGAAGAAAGTGTAATCGAACGTGGGCGCATTGATGAATTGGCACAAAGGATTCAAAATAAGGAGTTAATTGAGCATTTAAATCGATTAGGCGATATTTCAAAAGATATTCAAAATGTACTACTAAACATGCGTATGGTACCAATTGAAACGGTCTTCAATCGTTTCCCACGTATGGTACGTATGTTAGCGAAAGATTTAGGGAAAAAAATCGATTTACAAATTACAGGTGAAGACACTGAAGTTGATAAAATTGTTATTGATGAAATCGGTGATCCACTCGTTCATTTAATCCGTAATGCAATTGATCACGGTGTTGAAACTGTTGAACAACGTCGTGATGCAGGTAAAAATGAGACAGGTACGATTAAATTAGAAGCATTCCATAGTGGAAATCATGTTGTAATTCAAATTACGGATGACGGAAACGGTATTCATAAAGGAAAAGTATTAGAAAAAGCGATTAAAAATGGTGTTGTAACAGAATCTGAGGCAAATAAATTAACGGACCGTGAAGTATTTGATTTAATCTTCCAACCAGGATTTAGTACAGCTGAAGTTGTATCAGACCTTTCTGGGCGTGGCGTTGGATTAGATGTAGTGAAACATACGATCCATAGTTTAGGTGGACATTTAATTATTGATTCTGAAGAAGGAAAAGGTAGTACATTTAGAATTGAACTTCCATTAACGTTGTCAATTATTCAATCTATGCTTGTTCAAACGAATGATAAACGTTATGCTTTCCCTCTTGGTAATATTGTTGAAGCAATTCGGATTAAGAGAGAAGACATCCAATCCTTACAAGGAAAAGATGTGTTAAATTACCGTAATCAAATTATTGAAGTGAAGCATTTAAGTACTGTATTTGGTGAGAAAACAGTAGATGAGGCGTTTGCGTCATATGATGGTCAAATGGTTCCTGTGTTAATTGTTCGTAATACACATCGCAGCTATGGACTTATTGTAAACACAATTATCGGTCAAAGAGAAATCGTCTTAAAGTCATTAGGTGACTTCTTTGCAGAGAGTTCTAATTATTTCTCTGGTGCGACAATTCTCGGTGATGGACGAGTGGTCCTCATTTTAAACCCAGAAGGTTTATAATAGGAATGAAGGAAAGCTCCCCACTTGTATACAATTGGGGAGCTTTTTGGTTAATCGTTACTAATCTAAAAATGGGAATAAATACATATTAACGTTTTATATAATAAGTTTGTTAAAATAAAATGAGAGTTTATATCATTTGATAGAAAAACAGAAATGAGGAGGCAGAGAAAATGCCTGAGCAACACACAAAAGGGGATACGAGCACAATTGTGCTAGAAAAAGAAAATGAGCATTTAACGCCTCAAGAATGCGATATTCTTGGCGAAATTGCAAATATATCATTTGGTTCAGCTTCGACTGTATTATCAACAATCTTAAATAGGCAAGTAAGCATTACTGCTCCTCGCATAGAATTGGTAGATTTATATGATTCAAGCGACGTCGAAGTTCCACACGTTGTATTAAACATTCATTTTACAAAAGGATTAGATATGGAAAACCTTCTTGTCCTTAAGCAAGATGTTGCATTATCCATTGCTGATTTAATGATGATGGGAACAGGTGAAGTGGAAGACGGAAAAGAACTTGGTGAATTAGAGCTAAGTGCTGTACAAGAAGCGATGAATCAAATGATGGGGTTCGCAGCTACATCTATGTCAGAATTCTTTCAAGATACAGTAGATATGTCTCCGCCGACAATTAAAGTTGTAAAGTTATCAGAAGAAATGGAGAAAATTTCTGAGATTGATGGGAATCAAACGATTGTTAAAGTATCGTTTGATTTAAAGATAGATAATCTTGTAAACTCTAAACTTGTGCAAATTGTTTCAGTTGAACATGCGAAACAAATGGTAAATAAATTAATGCAATTATCTGGTGGAGTAGAAGAAAAAGATGAGCCAGCAGAAGTAGTGGAAACTGAGATTGTAGAAGAACAAGTTGAAAAAGAGCATTTAACACAAGAAGAGAAAGATGTCCTTGGTGAAATTGCAAATATTTCAATTGGTTCAGCTTCAACAGTATTGTCAACACTATTAAATCAGCCAGTTACAATTAGTACGCCCAATGTAGAATCAATCAATGTTCGTCATTATGACGGAGTGCCAGTCCCGTTTGTTATTTTAAATGTTGATTTTGTTGAAGGACTAAAGAATGAGAATGTATTCGTATTTACGAAAGATGTCGCTTTAACAATGGTAGATTTAATGATGATGGGAACAGGGGAAGTTGATCCAGAGAAGGAGCTTAGTGAATTAGAACTGAGCGGTATTAAAGAAATCATGAACCAAATGATGGGGCATGCTGCGACGGCGATGTCAGAAATGTTTCAAGAAAAAATGGACATGACACCGCCAAATGTTAAATTTGTAACCTTAAAAGAAGAAATGGAATATTTGGGAGAGTCAATGAAAGTGGACGAACTCGTTCAAATTACGTTCAACCTTGAAATTGGCGACCTGCTTCAATCGAAAATGTATCAAATTTTACCGATTTCAGAAGCGAAAGAAATGGTAAGAAGACTTCTATATCCAATGGTGGAAGAGGAAGAAGAGATTGTTACAGAAGAAATTGAAGAAGAAAAAATTGTAGAACCTGTTGTGCAACCTATTGAATTTAAAGAAGTAAAACAAATGGAACCAGTATACATGGACACATCCATCCTACAAAATGTAGAGATGAACGTGAAATTTGTATTTGGAAGCACAGTGAAAACAATTCAAGATATTTTAAGTTTACAAGAGAATGAAGCAGTTGTACTAGATGAGGATATTGACGAACCAATTCGTATTTATGTAAATGATGTATTGGTGGCGTATGGTGAACTTGTAAATGTAGATGGATTTTTCGGAGTAAAAGTGACGAAATCGCTATAAGTCGTTGAAATAGGAGTTTGAGCTAGCAGATGAAAAACGTAAAGTTTTTTCTAATGAGCTGGTTATTCATAAATGTGTGTCTGTTCTTACCTCTGCAAAGTCAGGCGGAAGAACAAATTGAGCCAGATCAAAAACTAAATGAAATGAATGTACAAGAAGAAAACAAAGAAGTTCAAGAGCAGCCAGAGCAAGTGGAAGTGAATCAAGGTAAAGAGGAACAACAAGAAGTAGTAAATGAACAAGAGGTCGAAAAAAAGATAGAGACGGATCAAGGGGTTATTACAGTAAATAAGCCAGAATTAAAAGTTGGCGAAGAAGTGCGGGTTATTGTAGAGCCGAAAGAGCAAAATGTTCAAAGTATAAAAGGTATTTTGCGCTTGCCAAAAAACGGCGATCAGTATGAACAAGAAAGAATGCTAGCGTTTAAGTATGAAGAGGAAACAAAGCGATGGATTGCTAACTACAAGGTCGAAACTTTTGATTTGCAAGGTAATTGGAACCTGCAGCTCATTCAAAGCTATAAAGAAAATGAGAAAGAAGAACTCACTGAAAATGAAGTGAAAGTCCCGCTCATTCGTATAAATAATGAAACACCGACTATAGATAAAGAATTGCCGAAGTTACATAAAGTTACTATTGATGAAGCGAAAGAGAAGGTAATTGAACGGAAACAAGGCGATTCTATACGTGTGCGAGTGAAGGCGGCAGACAAAGAATCGGTTGTGAAAGAGGTCCGCGTGACATTAAAGGGGAAAGAAAATAAAGAGACTACATTTTTATTAGATTACAATAAGCGCGATATGGATTGGCAAAAGGTATTTGAAATAACGGATGCGTTGCCAATTGGCTCATACGAATTACTTATAGAGATAGTGGATGCGGCCGGCAATAAACTGGTTGAGGAAAGTGAGTATATCGTTTCTGTTTTGGAGCAAAAAACAGAAGATGATAAAAAGATAGAAGAACGAGAGAATGAAGATAAGTTAGAGGATAAGAAAGAAACGGATGAGAAAGAAACTGAGAAGCAGGAAGACTCGAAAGTAGAAATCCCGCTTCTGGAAGAAAAACCGCCAGTTGTTCAAATCCCAAAAAAAGAAGAGAAAGTAAACGATCTTATAAAAGAACCATTGAAAGAGAAAGAAAAAATTACTTATTTTATAAAAGAGCCTCTCACAGAAAACAAGGAAGTAAATAAAGCGAAGGCTCAAAAAGATAAAGATAATAAAAATAACAATCAGGTCGTTTCTAAAAAGAAAGAGAAAAAAGAAGAGCCAGAAGAGAAGAAAGAAGCAAAAAGTGAACAGGGAATAGAAGCTTCTAATGTATTTACTATCATGTCAGGTTTATTCGTACTATTTTTAGTTTTAAAGAGTAATAAAGAATGGGGCTAAGTATTTTATAGTAGTGGAGGCGCTTAAATGGAAATTAAACGTACGACAATTGAAGATAAGACGCTACAACCATTAAAACAGCCTGCAGCTATTTCGGAACATGAAATTCAGAAAGAACGAAAGCGTAGTAATTTAGTGTTTACTGGACAGTCTAAAATTATTACGAAAAATAATGAAATAGGTATTTTGCTTGCAAGTTTAGGTGATGGAAAGGTTATGAAGGAAATGCTTTCTAAAGAGATGGATACAGTATTGCAACTCTTTAAAAAGTTACATACGTTATCTGGAGAAGGAAAGCAAACAGATAAAATATTTGAACAAGTAATGAGAAGCTTGCAAGGACTTGTTAAGCAAGCGCATATAAAAGAACTTCCTTTGTTAGATGGAACGTATGATTTCGCAGAAGTACAACTATCATTTGGTAGAAAGGTACATATTCCGTTATTAGATGTAAGTGCACTTATTTCTAGAGTAGAAAGTGATTCGTCAGAAGGAAATATAAATTTAATGGTAACGGTTATTACTGCTTATATAACGAAATTGTCTAACGAAACCATTTTAATTAGCGTTACAGATCGCACTGCTAAAGAGCGGGATGTAAGCGTATGGAGAGCACTTGCAGAAATGAATATGACACAATTATCACAGGCGTTGAAACACACAATGCAAGAACATAAATGGTCTATGACGTTTCTTTTTCTCTTTGTATGGATTGTTGCTATTATTTTAATTCGAGTTATTTAAAAAGGTCGTCACTTTACATTGTGACGACCTCTTTTATATTTTTTCGTAAAAGAATGTATCAAATCGCTGAAGATTATAACGTTCGGGTGTTAAAATTTGTTCAGTACTACCAACAAATAGTACGCCGCCTTTTCGTAAAGCGCGACTAAATTTTTCGTAAAGTTTTACCCTTGCTTCTTCAGTAAAGTAAATCATTACATTACGACAAATGATTAAGTCATAATTTGTATCAAACGACTGCATTAAAAGATCGTGCTGTTTGAACGTCACGTTTTGTTTAATGTTTTGATGCAATGAATATATATCATTCTCTTTTGTGAAATGACGCTCTTTTAAATCGGCAGGTAATTCTTTTAAAGACCGTTCTGTATATTGACCGCGTTTTGCAGTTTCTAAAATGTGAAAATCAAGATCTGTTGCTTGTATTTCAAAACGATATGGAGCTAGGTGCTTCGATAAAATTAAAGAGAGTGTATATGGTTCTTCACCGGCAGCGCAAGCGGCACTCCATACTTTTAATTTTCCGTTATTTTGTTCGAGTAATTTTGGTAGTGCTTTAGATTCTAACGTTTGCCAACGTTCTTTATTTCTAAAAAACTCTGAAACGTTAATTGTAATATAGTCAATAAAACTTAAAAATAACTTTTGATCGGTACGTAAATTGCTTAGAAAACTAGTGTAGTTTACAAAGCCCTTTCTCGAAATAAAAGCATCGATTCTACGACGCATTCTATCTTGTTTATATGAAGCGATATCCATATTGAATTGTTGTTTAAAACTCGCGATAAAATGATCATAATCTTGTTCAATTATCATATTTATAATAGGCACAATAACGATATTGTGCCTCCCCCTTTACATCATACGGATTTTTTGTTCAAAGTTTTTTTTCATCTGTTTTTCATGTAAACCTGGTAAATCATAAATAACAGCATCAATTCCTGCTTCTTTTGCAACGTCAACGGGAATGACAGATGTATGCTTGTCCCCATTATAAAAACAGAGAACTAAATCGGTATCTTCGATTATTTGTTTTACAAAAAACATATAATCTGATCGGTAAATGGAGTCGGAAGGATGATCAAAAGCGACATACTCGGCTCCGTGTTTTTTTAAATAATCAACGATTTCTTGAAATTCATCTGTTACTGCTTGTAACGGTTGTAGCGTGTAAAGGCATAAATTTTGAGCGAGTCGTTCGTTTTCGACGAAAAAGCGAAGTACCTCATTTTCGATAGATTTATAACATAATATGTAAATTTTATGTTTGTGAGCATAGTCAGTTAAAAATTTTTTTATTTCTTCTTGATCTAATGCTGTTAATTGATTTGAACCACAAAGAAAAATATTCATAGATTTGTGCCACCTCATGCTAAATTGTAACATATCTTTTATAAAAAATAACTGCAAAATATTAGTGTTCAGAGTATAATTATAAATAACTGGATTTTACGATTAAGTTTAGGAAGAAATAAAAAAATAAATAGGTGATATATATATGCTACGTTCGATCTCGCATAATCCAATTTTATCGCATATACCGCCTGCTACTCAAATGCCGAAAGAAGCAAATGTCAGGACAGGACTTGCATTTTCGGATAATTTGCATGCAGATCCGAAAAAAGATAAATTGCTAGAACAAATGGAAGCATTTGTTGATAACATTGGAGAAATTAAAGAGAAAATTGAAATGGAATTAACGCTTGATAATGTAATGGAATACAAAAATACAGTAAAATCATTTTTGAATTTTTACGTAGATAATGTATTGCAATATAAAGATGTCATGTCACGTCATCCACGTTATGGCTATTCACAGAAAATGACGATTGTGAAACAGGCGGAAATGGGATTAAATGAGTTAGAAGATGTTATGAATTTAATTAATACGAAAACGGGACATTTAGAAATGTTAAATCAGATTGGAGAAATCCACGGTTTAATTGTAAATTTAGTCTTGTAAAAGGGAAGGAAACGATATGTACATACAATTATATGAAAAGCTCGTTATTATTCAAAAAGCATATGAAAACATTCAAGCGCTTGGAGAACAAATATATGAGGATTTAAAACATAAAAATGTAAATGCTGTTCAAAAGTTACAAGTAGAGCAATTGCAGTACATTGATGGTTTAAAAAAGTTATCAAGTTCATTTGAAGAAATGGTTGTTCAGTTTTGTAAAGAAAAGGGAATCGAACCTTTTCGTGTAAGTGCATTATTTTTGCATTTTTCTAACGAAGAAATTAAAAAAATGGAAGAATTACAAAAAAATGTAGCTGAATTAGAAGAGAATGTAAAAATGATTCTTTTGAAAAATCAATATTACTTAAACGTACTATTAAAAACTACAGAAAGTATTGTGGATTCCGTTTCTGAATATAATTTAGAGCGAAACAATAATTCACAAATCTTTATGAACGAACTATTGTAAAGGGGAAGTGAAACGTTATGAGACTATCTGATTATAATACGCCGTTATCGGGTTTGTTAGCGGCACAAATGGGGTTACAAACGACGAAACAAAATTTATCAAACATTCATACGCCTGGTTATGTGCGTCAAATGGTGAATTACGGATCGGCTGGAGCAAGTCAGGGCTATTCACCGGAACAAAAAATAGGTTACGGTGTACAAACGTTAGGCGTTGATCGTATTACAGATGAAGTGAAGACGAAACAGTTTAACGATCAATTATCCCAACTCTCATACTATAACTACATGAATTCGACTTTATCACGTGTAGAATCTATGGTTGGAACGACAGGAAAGAATTCATTATCTAGTTTAATGGATGGCTTCTTTAATGCCTTTCGTGAAGTTGCAAAAAATCCAGAACAACCAAATTACTATGATACATTAATTTCTGAAACTGGGAAGTTTACAAGTCAAGTAAATCGTTTGGCAAAAAGCTTAGATACAGCAGAAGCACAAACGACAGAAGATATTGAAGCGCATGTCAATGAATTTAATCGTCTTGCTGGTAGTTTAGCGGAAGCGAATAAAAAAATTGGACAAGCAGGTACACAAGTGCCAAATCAACTTTTGGATGAACGTGATCGAATCATTACAGAAATGTCTAAGTATGCAAATATAGAAGTGTCTTATGAATCTATGAATCCTAATATTGCAAGTGTTAGAATGAATGGTGTTTT
This genomic interval carries:
- a CDS encoding VOC family protein encodes the protein MIKGLYEAHLPVRNLEVSIPFYESLGLKLYKRGDDIAFFWIKENESWLGLWEGTEYKVNYHPSLRHIAFQVSLHDLEHAIHWLSQKGISVRKDFGMEPIEPIVFPELAHAAVYFNDPDGNSLELIAQLPVGLPTEEKVYLSEWKKQVQASSLHKD
- a CDS encoding YjcZ family sporulation protein, whose translation is MSYGGSCAGFGGGFALLIVLFILLIIIGCSCWGGGGYGY
- a CDS encoding aspartyl-phosphate phosphatase Spo0E family protein, giving the protein MYYNFTSNIMGKGSFSKEMEMGQLQNKIENKKKELIQLVARHGLDHDKVLLFSRDLDILINKFMNVKDKVHK
- the hfq gene encoding RNA chaperone Hfq: MEHLQEELYKQIKEEKGIVTIFLKSGVRIVGEIVAIDKFTVLMLVDGKQQLIYKQAVSTIMK
- a CDS encoding HD domain-containing protein; translated protein: MEHNILQIIALAEKLKYEMRHSWLSNGRQESVAEHTWRMSLMAILVEPYLDQKVNVEKLLKMVIIHDLVEAEAGDIPAFDTMNSHELQLQKQINEQEAILNIKRTLKGSLGEELYDLWMEFEAKETYEAKVANALDKLEVKIQHNEADIDTWLPIEHKMTFQVAKHTNFDSFLSKLQKLIEQDGEKKLLAAGIDVEACKR
- a CDS encoding flagellar motor protein MotP → MGDENQGLARPQRRKRKFDISSPVGIIVGFAIVIAAIMLGGGGIKAFKNFLDVSSILIVIGGTTATIVVAYRFGEIKKYTKSIFTVLHRREADLEQLTDLFVDFSKKSKKHGLLSLEVDGEQVDNPFIQKGIRLMLSGYDEDELKEVLMKDIETEVYELRKGAALLDKIGDFAPAWGMIGTLIGLIIMLQNLQDTSQIGTGMAVAMLTTLYGSVLANMIAIPLAEKVYRGIEDLYTEKKFVIEAISELYRGQIPSKLKLKLDTYVYETKIKKVKRAA
- a CDS encoding OmpA family protein; the encoded protein is MIKRPQRGSPRWMTTFTDLTMLLLTFFVLLVATSKQDAVKLSKMLEKFSDVEQVDAKVMENTIPDISHEKNDEKMVSKKRMDELYKKLKAYVDNNGISQVNVYREDTGVSVVIVDNLIFDTGDANVKPEAKEIISQLVGFFQSVPNPIVVEGHTDSRPIHNDKFPSNWELSSARAANMIHHLIEVYNVDDKRLAAVGYADTKPVVPNDSPQNWEKNRRVVIYIKE
- a CDS encoding response regulator; amino-acid sequence: MAHKILVVDDAMFMRTMIKNLLKSNSEFEVIGEAENGVEAIQKYKELQPDIVTLDITMPEMDGLEALKEIIKIDSSAKVVICSAMGQQGMVLDAIKGGAKDFIVKPFQADRVIEALTKVANS
- a CDS encoding chemotaxis protein CheA codes for the protein MQTDLLNIFFEESEEHLQSLNENVLTLEQNPADMDVVGEIFRSAHTFKGMSASMEFTEMADLTHKMENVLDEIRHGNIVVNAEIIDVIFECIDNLEKMVADVQQGGMGNIDVITTKQKLEALLNGNVETPVEYIEQELINNDDAVSHEVHITVEQQAILKAVRAIMCIEALQNVGNVQKTVPSIEEIEADAFGFEFTVFMDTDQSEEELKQVVLHVSEIEKVEVKQGHTSKEVVSEELATQEVVQVATQVESTKEISKQPATPAKSNAKTKNAKVENRSIRVQLEKIERLMNMFEESVIERGRIDELAQRIQNKELIEHLNRLGDISKDIQNVLLNMRMVPIETVFNRFPRMVRMLAKDLGKKIDLQITGEDTEVDKIVIDEIGDPLVHLIRNAIDHGVETVEQRRDAGKNETGTIKLEAFHSGNHVVIQITDDGNGIHKGKVLEKAIKNGVVTESEANKLTDREVFDLIFQPGFSTAEVVSDLSGRGVGLDVVKHTIHSLGGHLIIDSEEGKGSTFRIELPLTLSIIQSMLVQTNDKRYAFPLGNIVEAIRIKREDIQSLQGKDVLNYRNQIIEVKHLSTVFGEKTVDEAFASYDGQMVPVLIVRNTHRSYGLIVNTIIGQREIVLKSLGDFFAESSNYFSGATILGDGRVVLILNPEGL